From the genome of Gemmatimonadota bacterium, one region includes:
- the hslU gene encoding ATP-dependent protease ATPase subunit HslU gives MTEPPGIAPSLSPPALTPAETVAELDRFIVGQAAAKRAVAIALRNRWRRQQVEEPMRAEIMPSNIILIGPTGVGKTEIARRLARLAAAPFVKVEASKFTEVGYVGRDVESMIRDLMELSIDLVRTEARAVHESRALDLATEKLLDILYPPPPPHAPSTGAEAPDGAAHSAEASRREAARDKLRVRLREGDLDDREVEIEVASGRPGTMDLFTQQGVEQIGIDLQEMMGGSRAPRRRKVTVAEARRLLQEEELDGLLDQERIVTEARERAESSGIVFIDEIDKIVGGQGKEGPDVSRSGVQRDLLPIVEGSTVRTKHGVVRTDHVLFIAAGAFHGTSPADLIPELQGRFPIRVELTSLNAEDFVRILVEPESALVKQYHSLLETEGVELDFTDEAIREIAHLACRVNESSENIGARRLQTVLATLLESFLFEIPDRFSGKGIRVDVEMVRHRLAEAVEDENVRKYIL, from the coding sequence GTGACCGAACCGCCCGGGATCGCGCCTTCCCTGAGTCCCCCCGCCCTCACACCCGCGGAAACGGTCGCGGAACTGGATCGTTTCATCGTCGGGCAGGCGGCCGCCAAACGCGCGGTCGCCATTGCGCTGCGGAATCGATGGCGGCGTCAGCAGGTCGAAGAGCCCATGCGTGCGGAGATCATGCCGTCAAACATCATCCTGATCGGACCCACGGGTGTGGGGAAGACGGAGATCGCGCGGCGGCTGGCGAGACTGGCTGCCGCGCCTTTCGTGAAGGTGGAGGCTTCCAAGTTCACGGAAGTCGGCTATGTCGGGCGTGATGTGGAATCCATGATTCGAGACCTGATGGAACTCTCCATCGATCTGGTGCGCACGGAGGCCCGGGCCGTTCATGAGTCCCGCGCACTGGATCTTGCCACCGAGAAGCTCCTGGACATTCTCTATCCGCCTCCTCCACCCCACGCGCCCTCGACGGGAGCGGAGGCCCCGGATGGGGCGGCGCACTCCGCGGAAGCGTCCCGGCGAGAGGCGGCACGAGACAAGCTGCGTGTTCGCCTCCGTGAAGGGGATCTTGACGATCGCGAAGTCGAGATTGAGGTCGCCTCTGGACGCCCCGGCACGATGGATCTCTTCACGCAGCAGGGAGTGGAGCAGATCGGGATCGACCTCCAGGAGATGATGGGGGGGAGCCGCGCACCCCGTCGGCGGAAGGTGACGGTAGCGGAAGCTCGCCGACTTCTTCAGGAGGAGGAACTGGACGGCCTCCTGGATCAGGAGCGAATCGTGACCGAGGCTCGGGAGCGCGCCGAGTCCTCCGGCATTGTCTTCATTGACGAGATCGACAAGATCGTCGGTGGACAGGGGAAAGAGGGGCCGGATGTCTCTCGCTCCGGAGTCCAGCGCGATCTCCTCCCGATCGTCGAGGGAAGCACTGTCCGGACCAAGCACGGCGTCGTGCGCACGGACCATGTGCTGTTCATCGCCGCCGGGGCGTTTCACGGAACCAGCCCGGCCGACCTGATTCCCGAACTCCAGGGGCGCTTTCCCATCCGTGTGGAGCTGACTTCACTGAACGCAGAGGACTTCGTGCGCATTCTCGTGGAACCGGAGAGCGCGTTGGTGAAGCAGTATCATTCTCTTCTTGAGACGGAAGGAGTGGAGCTGGACTTCACCGACGAAGCCATCCGCGAGATTGCGCATCTGGCCTGCCGGGTCAACGAGTCGTCGGAGAACATCGGCGCCCGCAGGCTGCAGACGGTTCTCGCAACGCTCCTGGAGTCGTTCCTCTTCGAAATCCCCGACCGCTTCTCGGGGAAGGGCATTCGGGTGGATGTGGAGATGGTCCGCCACCGTCTCGCGGAGGCCGTGGAAGATGAGAACGTGCGCAAGTACATCCTATGA
- the hslV gene encoding ATP-dependent protease subunit HslV: MTEAYHGTTILGVRTKSGVALAGDGQVTLGHTVVKRGAVKVRRLEDWDVLCGFSGSAADAFALFSKFEKRLSEFNGRVHRAAVELAQEWRSDRILRKLEALLAVMDREHSLILSGSGDVIEPDDGLVAVGSGGSYALAAARAYCDAGKTDAADIARDSLHIAAGICIYTNDQIEVVEL; encoded by the coding sequence ATGACCGAGGCGTATCACGGCACGACGATACTCGGCGTCCGAACCAAGAGCGGAGTGGCGCTGGCCGGAGATGGTCAGGTGACTCTCGGACATACTGTCGTCAAGCGTGGCGCCGTCAAGGTCCGACGCCTGGAGGACTGGGATGTCCTGTGCGGTTTTTCTGGAAGCGCTGCGGATGCCTTCGCCCTCTTCTCCAAGTTCGAGAAGCGTCTCTCCGAGTTCAATGGGCGCGTGCACCGCGCCGCGGTAGAACTTGCGCAGGAGTGGCGCAGCGATCGCATACTCCGAAAGCTGGAGGCACTTCTGGCGGTCATGGACCGGGAGCACTCACTGATTCTCTCCGGCAGTGGAGATGTGATCGAGCCGGATGACGGGCTGGTGGCGGTTGGTTCCGGTGGTTCCTATGCGCTGGCCGCCGCACGAGCCTATTGCGACGCGGGAAAGACCGACGCGGCCGATATCGCCCGCGATTCGCTCCACATTGCGGCGGGAATCTGTATCTACACAAACGATCAGATCGAGGTGGTGGAACTGTGA
- a CDS encoding tyrosine-type recombinase/integrase, with amino-acid sequence MSEEKPPLLPETMALLQSFERYLRYDRGLAPGTVRLYLRDAERFLRFVRSASGTDALPDTVPPTLVSAHLARLRDAGVGRRTLARVAAGLRRFFHFARLQGTITTEPDLDVREKARRRRLPRAIPEAELEELLDDQRAVPIPPRDRALLETLYGSGLRVAEAAALSVGDIDTHSRTLCVTGKGDVERIVPLTAASLDALIVWLRTRGIRTGLSQHATRAVFTNGKGGRLTVRSLHRIVRRYVPSRGERGTASPHALRHSFATHLLDHGADLRTVQELLGHARLSTTAVYTHVTRRRLQEAYDGAHPRAGEPDEEEA; translated from the coding sequence ATGTCTGAAGAGAAGCCGCCCCTTCTTCCTGAAACGATGGCGCTCCTCCAGTCTTTTGAGCGTTACCTGCGCTACGACCGCGGACTGGCACCCGGCACCGTCCGGCTGTACTTGCGCGATGCGGAACGATTCCTTCGATTCGTCCGGTCCGCATCGGGCACCGACGCTCTCCCGGACACTGTTCCCCCGACTCTTGTCTCGGCTCATCTCGCGCGCCTGCGGGATGCGGGCGTGGGTCGAAGAACGCTCGCGCGCGTGGCAGCCGGGCTTCGGCGCTTCTTTCACTTTGCACGCCTGCAGGGGACGATTACCACGGAACCGGATCTCGATGTGCGCGAGAAAGCACGCCGTCGAAGATTGCCCCGGGCCATCCCGGAAGCGGAACTCGAGGAACTCCTCGACGACCAGCGTGCCGTTCCGATCCCTCCCCGCGATCGCGCACTCCTGGAGACCCTCTACGGCAGCGGCCTGCGTGTGGCGGAAGCGGCTGCGCTGAGCGTGGGCGACATCGATACGCATTCGCGCACGCTGTGTGTGACCGGCAAAGGCGATGTGGAGCGGATCGTTCCGTTGACCGCAGCTTCGCTGGACGCCTTGATCGTCTGGCTCCGGACACGCGGCATCCGAACCGGACTCAGTCAGCATGCGACGCGCGCTGTGTTTACCAATGGGAAGGGTGGGCGGTTGACAGTGAGATCGCTGCACCGCATCGTTCGCCGGTATGTTCCTTCGCGCGGAGAGCGTGGCACCGCTTCTCCGCACGCACTGCGGCACAGCTTTGCCACGCACCTTCTCGACCACGGTGCGGATCTGCGCACGGTGCAGGAACTACTGGGACACGCTCGGCTCTCGACGACGGCGGTCTATACCCATGTGACTCGCCGCCGCCTTCAGGAGGCGTACGACGGCGCTCACCCGCGCGCCGGAGAACCGGATGAGGAGGAAGCATGA
- the trmFO gene encoding methylenetetrahydrofolate--tRNA-(uracil(54)-C(5))-methyltransferase (FADH(2)-oxidizing) TrmFO — MIGGGLAGSEAALTVARRGHRVELREMRPLRATEVHTTGLFAEVVCSNSFKSALLTRPSGILKEEMRRLNSALLPCAEESRVEAGTALAVDRTAFAETVTRAVEGEARIRTVREEVVELPEAEAVIVATGPLTTGPFADAVMRLAGSDHLHFHDATAPIVQASSLDQSRVFQANRRDQGSGHYLNCPFTREEYEAFVEALLAADAVPLHDFESSGFFENCMPVDDLARRGLATLRFGPMRAVGLTDPSTGRWPYAVVQLRPENREGTAYNLVGFQNRMRHGDQRRILRMIPGLEHAEFLRLGRVHRNTYLDSPRILDNRLRFRSNPSVFLAGQLTGLEGYVEAIATGLLAGMFAADALTGFMREPLPAETALGSILRFATSYDGPAYRPTNANLGLFPPLEDSTVRRRDRGAKVGERALASLDAWLDRCDKVAPHSCRTRAEGM, encoded by the coding sequence GTGATCGGGGGAGGCCTGGCGGGTTCCGAGGCGGCGCTCACCGTCGCTCGCCGTGGGCACCGGGTGGAGTTGCGGGAAATGCGCCCCCTCCGCGCAACCGAAGTTCATACGACCGGCCTGTTTGCGGAAGTCGTCTGCTCCAACTCCTTCAAGTCGGCGTTGCTGACGCGTCCCAGTGGGATTCTCAAGGAAGAGATGCGCAGGCTGAACTCCGCCTTGCTTCCGTGCGCCGAGGAGTCCCGGGTCGAGGCCGGAACAGCGCTCGCCGTGGATCGGACCGCGTTTGCGGAGACGGTCACCCGGGCCGTGGAGGGCGAGGCCCGCATTCGTACAGTCAGAGAAGAAGTCGTGGAGCTGCCGGAGGCCGAAGCCGTCATCGTGGCGACCGGGCCGCTGACGACCGGGCCCTTCGCGGACGCGGTCATGCGCCTCGCGGGATCCGATCACCTGCACTTTCACGATGCCACCGCTCCCATCGTGCAGGCCTCTTCGCTGGATCAGAGCAGGGTTTTCCAGGCCAACCGCCGGGATCAGGGTTCCGGACACTATCTCAACTGCCCCTTCACCCGCGAAGAGTACGAGGCCTTTGTCGAAGCGCTGCTGGCGGCGGACGCGGTGCCGCTTCACGATTTTGAGTCTTCCGGTTTCTTTGAGAACTGCATGCCGGTGGATGACCTCGCCCGCCGCGGACTCGCCACGCTGCGGTTCGGCCCGATGCGGGCAGTGGGACTGACCGATCCGAGTACGGGAAGGTGGCCGTACGCCGTGGTCCAGCTTCGTCCGGAGAATCGCGAGGGAACCGCCTACAACCTGGTCGGCTTCCAGAATCGCATGCGCCATGGAGATCAGCGGCGCATCCTTCGGATGATCCCCGGACTGGAGCATGCCGAGTTCCTGCGATTGGGAAGAGTTCACCGAAACACCTACCTGGACTCCCCACGGATTCTGGACAACCGCCTTCGCTTCCGATCCAATCCGTCCGTATTCCTCGCGGGGCAACTCACCGGTCTGGAAGGTTATGTGGAAGCGATCGCGACGGGGCTTCTCGCGGGGATGTTCGCCGCTGACGCCCTGACCGGTTTCATGCGCGAACCCCTTCCGGCGGAGACCGCGCTGGGGTCCATTCTCCGATTCGCCACCTCCTATGACGGTCCGGCCTATCGGCCCACCAATGCGAATCTGGGGCTCTTCCCCCCGCTGGAAGATTCTACGGTGCGCAGGCGCGATCGAGGCGCCAAAGTGGGGGAGAGAGCGCTCGCCTCACTGGACGCCTGGCTGGACAGATGCGACAAGGTCGCTCCACACTCCTGCCGGACACGCGCGGAGGGAATGTGA
- the secA gene encoding preprotein translocase subunit SecA → MIAAVFGTQQDRQLKPYQPKLQAVLAAGERLAGLSDDELQAETPALRSRLQNGESVQDILPDAFAVVKEACSRLVGKSWDVAGTSVEWNMIPYDVQLVGAMVLNDGRIAEMATGEGKTLVAIFPLYLNALEGKGAHLVTVNDYLAVRDSQWMGGVFRFLGLSVGVIQHGQSPAERRGAYEADVTYGTNNEFGFDYLRDNMAVRAEDRVQRGHAFAIVDEVDSVLVDEARTPLIISGLVEGDTHRFDEMKVLVRKLFSSQRALVSELLGDAGTNLESDDEDARYDAGRMLLKVRRGAPRNRRFMKLLAETGVKRLIDRVETDFMRDKTLHELDEELFYTIDERRHNCDLTDKGRQLISPKSPETFVLPDLAEQLSLLDTDSEMDAEAIQSRRDAIHADYDGRAEKIQNLSQLLRAYSLYEKDVNYVVQDGKVVIVDEFTGRMMPGRRFSDGLHQALEAKEGVHIERDNQTLATITLQNYFRMYDRLAGMTGTAETEESEFVEIYDLDVVVIPTNRPIVRVDHEDLILRTKREKFAAIVDEIEECHKAGQPVLVGTVSVETSELISRFLRQKRIPHAVLNAKHHEKEAEIVANAGLNGAVTIATNMAGRGTDIKLGQGIADLGGLHIIGTERHEARRIDRQLRGRAGRQGDPGSSRFHLSLEDDLMRLFSSDRIAGIMDKLGLEEGEVIEHKFVTRAIEKAQRRVEEQNFGTRKHLLEYDNVMNKQREVIYDRRAMSLSGTDLAEECRNLVADIAAATVEDATASSGLESHEEWDWTGLRHQLGHRLGIDLDFAKALEDGAAPESLKETAVEKSLAYFAERESRFGPELFRQFERYVTLRTLDDHWKDHLYSLDRLREGIGLRAYGQKDPLLEYKKEAFSLFADLIDRIDLSIAERIMRTEIRLEEPPPPPTGVLRHEAPARVGAGAPGPSRQRAQAPPPPPTGHRAATATKVGRNTACPCGSGKKYKKCCGSA, encoded by the coding sequence ATGATCGCTGCCGTCTTTGGGACCCAACAGGATCGCCAGCTGAAGCCCTATCAACCCAAGCTCCAGGCCGTTCTGGCCGCCGGTGAGCGTCTGGCTGGTCTGTCCGATGATGAGCTTCAGGCCGAAACTCCCGCGCTGCGTTCCCGTCTTCAGAATGGGGAGAGCGTGCAGGACATCCTCCCCGACGCATTTGCCGTGGTCAAGGAAGCCTGTTCCCGCCTGGTGGGGAAGTCGTGGGATGTGGCGGGCACTTCCGTGGAATGGAACATGATCCCCTACGATGTGCAGCTCGTCGGGGCCATGGTTCTCAACGACGGGCGAATCGCGGAGATGGCGACCGGGGAAGGGAAGACCCTTGTCGCCATCTTCCCGCTCTATCTGAACGCGCTGGAAGGCAAAGGCGCGCATCTCGTCACCGTCAACGACTACCTCGCCGTCCGGGACAGCCAGTGGATGGGCGGGGTGTTTCGCTTCCTCGGCCTCTCTGTCGGCGTCATCCAGCACGGCCAGAGCCCGGCGGAACGAAGGGGTGCCTATGAAGCGGATGTCACCTACGGCACGAACAACGAGTTTGGCTTCGACTATCTGCGCGACAACATGGCCGTCCGAGCGGAGGACCGCGTCCAGCGGGGCCACGCCTTCGCCATCGTGGATGAGGTGGATTCCGTACTGGTCGATGAAGCGCGAACGCCGCTGATCATCTCGGGTCTGGTGGAGGGCGACACTCATCGATTCGACGAGATGAAGGTCCTGGTGCGGAAGCTCTTCTCCAGCCAGCGTGCGCTCGTCTCCGAGTTGCTGGGGGATGCGGGGACGAATCTGGAGTCAGACGATGAAGACGCACGCTATGACGCGGGGCGAATGCTTCTCAAGGTCCGCCGGGGAGCGCCGCGCAATCGTCGATTCATGAAGCTCCTGGCGGAAACAGGAGTCAAGCGTCTGATCGACAGAGTTGAGACCGACTTCATGCGAGACAAGACGCTCCACGAACTGGACGAGGAACTCTTCTACACCATCGACGAGCGTCGTCACAACTGCGACCTGACCGACAAGGGCCGCCAGTTGATTTCCCCGAAGAGCCCGGAGACTTTTGTCCTTCCGGATCTTGCGGAACAGTTGAGCCTTCTGGACACGGATTCGGAGATGGACGCCGAGGCGATCCAGTCCAGAAGAGACGCCATCCATGCGGACTACGACGGCCGTGCCGAGAAGATCCAGAACCTGAGCCAGCTGCTTCGCGCCTACTCGCTTTACGAGAAGGATGTGAACTATGTCGTGCAGGACGGCAAGGTCGTCATCGTGGATGAGTTCACGGGCAGGATGATGCCGGGTCGCCGTTTCTCGGACGGATTGCATCAGGCTCTGGAGGCCAAGGAAGGCGTCCACATTGAGCGTGACAATCAGACGCTTGCCACGATTACGCTGCAGAACTACTTCCGCATGTACGATCGCCTCGCAGGAATGACCGGAACCGCAGAGACCGAAGAGTCGGAGTTCGTGGAGATCTACGATCTGGATGTCGTGGTGATCCCGACCAATCGCCCCATCGTAAGAGTGGATCACGAGGATCTGATCCTCCGCACCAAGCGAGAGAAGTTTGCCGCGATCGTGGACGAGATTGAGGAGTGTCACAAGGCGGGGCAGCCGGTGCTGGTCGGTACGGTTTCCGTCGAGACCTCGGAGCTGATCTCCCGCTTTCTCCGCCAGAAGCGCATCCCGCACGCTGTGCTGAATGCGAAGCACCACGAGAAGGAGGCGGAAATCGTGGCGAACGCCGGGCTCAACGGCGCGGTCACCATTGCCACGAACATGGCCGGGCGAGGGACGGACATCAAACTCGGGCAGGGCATCGCCGATCTCGGTGGTCTCCACATCATCGGCACGGAACGCCATGAAGCGCGGAGGATTGATCGGCAGCTTCGCGGGCGGGCTGGCCGTCAGGGAGACCCGGGGTCCTCTCGATTCCATCTTTCGCTGGAGGACGATCTCATGCGCCTCTTCAGCTCAGACCGTATCGCGGGGATCATGGACAAGCTCGGCCTCGAGGAAGGGGAAGTCATCGAGCACAAGTTCGTCACCCGCGCCATTGAGAAAGCGCAACGCCGGGTTGAGGAACAGAACTTCGGAACGCGAAAGCACCTCCTTGAATACGACAATGTGATGAACAAGCAGCGCGAAGTCATCTATGACCGTCGCGCCATGAGTCTGAGTGGTACGGATCTGGCGGAAGAGTGTCGCAACCTGGTCGCCGACATTGCGGCCGCCACCGTGGAAGACGCGACAGCCTCCTCCGGCCTGGAGTCCCACGAGGAGTGGGACTGGACGGGCCTCCGTCATCAGTTGGGCCACCGACTGGGGATCGACCTGGACTTCGCGAAGGCTCTTGAGGACGGCGCGGCCCCCGAGAGCTTGAAGGAGACCGCTGTAGAGAAGAGCCTGGCGTATTTCGCGGAACGCGAGAGCCGTTTCGGGCCGGAGCTGTTTCGGCAGTTTGAGCGGTATGTCACGCTTCGCACGCTCGACGATCACTGGAAGGACCATCTCTACTCTCTGGATCGACTCCGGGAAGGAATCGGACTGCGAGCGTACGGTCAGAAGGACCCCCTTCTGGAGTACAAGAAAGAGGCCTTCTCTCTCTTCGCGGACCTGATCGATCGCATCGACCTCTCGATTGCCGAGCGCATCATGCGCACGGAGATTCGTCTGGAAGAACCCCCTCCGCCACCAACGGGCGTCCTCCGCCATGAGGCGCCCGCTCGCGTGGGCGCGGGTGCGCCCGGACCGTCCAGGCAGCGCGCGCAGGCACCCCCTCCGCCGCCGACCGGCCATCGAGCGGCGACGGCGACCAAGGTCGGCCGGAACACCGCCTGCCCGTGTGGAAGCGGCAAGAAGTACAAGAAGTGCTGTGGGAGCGCGTGA
- a CDS encoding PQQ-binding-like beta-propeller repeat protein — MRRPVLRVRIGEPSGEFQLHREDERTPGSLGILIASPSGLATDVSKVLRTLHDPHGPLELDRRMATAAGRAGMATAFLAGQGNRVWAYPAPAFRMVLKGAGQEVPLDDPQVLSLKPDEELELRVARGGKVLGAVRSEPIAASPLDASGPPRRRAALLAGASGRVSRRFAGIIGGVAGLALLVGAFLAVWPRIEPAFLTPNAEELENRVLGFVAGSVSSPANGLPEAEDDARQAPSSQEEAAAIVPPNPPAAVPPGPEEAADPGAGEWVFRTRGAISSSPCVWDGGVLFGSRDSTLYYLDAATGALRWKLSAGSGIGSSPRTTDQADGLVLVGTYSGEVLAVDPVLGELRWKARTSGRIVSSPCVVEGSVIIGSYDQSVYCFDLADGTRRWRTRTQGRVRATPEVCGSGRVAVGSADGTVYCLRETDGAVVWKRPTPASVLASLAWNPDNNALVVCSNDGTVACLNAADGSPLWDRRLEPDLNAQPVFAGRTVLVGTGEGRLHALALENGESLWTAEGRRGFDARPLVVGAHIVAPTYDGAVHVLNLADGSAAAVHELPGEVYSSPAVDGDRIFVGTLSGSFHALALP; from the coding sequence GTGAGACGCCCAGTTCTCAGAGTCCGCATCGGCGAGCCGAGCGGTGAGTTCCAACTGCATCGTGAGGATGAGCGCACCCCGGGATCGCTGGGCATCTTGATCGCGTCGCCTTCCGGGCTGGCAACGGATGTATCGAAGGTGCTCCGCACGCTTCACGACCCCCATGGACCGCTGGAACTGGATCGCCGAATGGCCACGGCCGCCGGGAGAGCCGGGATGGCCACCGCGTTCCTGGCTGGACAGGGGAACCGCGTCTGGGCCTATCCGGCTCCCGCGTTTCGAATGGTCCTGAAAGGGGCGGGACAGGAGGTCCCGCTCGACGACCCCCAGGTACTGAGTCTCAAGCCTGACGAAGAACTTGAGCTTCGCGTGGCGCGTGGCGGAAAGGTCCTGGGTGCTGTCCGCTCAGAACCGATCGCCGCCTCCCCCCTGGACGCATCTGGGCCACCCCGACGGCGGGCCGCACTCCTGGCCGGTGCTTCCGGGCGCGTGTCCCGCCGTTTTGCCGGAATCATCGGGGGCGTCGCAGGCCTCGCGCTTCTCGTGGGTGCGTTCCTGGCTGTCTGGCCGCGGATCGAGCCGGCCTTCCTGACACCGAACGCCGAGGAGCTTGAGAATCGAGTGCTTGGGTTTGTTGCGGGATCCGTCTCCTCTCCGGCGAACGGCCTGCCGGAGGCGGAGGACGATGCGCGGCAAGCGCCTTCCTCACAGGAGGAGGCGGCGGCGATCGTACCGCCGAACCCGCCTGCTGCCGTCCCGCCAGGACCGGAAGAAGCCGCGGATCCCGGAGCCGGCGAATGGGTCTTCCGGACGAGGGGTGCCATCAGTTCGTCTCCGTGTGTGTGGGATGGTGGCGTCCTCTTTGGATCGCGGGATTCCACACTGTATTACCTGGACGCCGCGACGGGTGCCCTTCGCTGGAAGCTGTCGGCAGGCTCGGGCATCGGGTCCTCGCCCCGGACCACCGATCAGGCCGATGGCCTGGTGCTCGTGGGCACCTATTCCGGCGAAGTCCTCGCGGTAGACCCGGTGCTCGGGGAGTTGCGCTGGAAGGCCCGCACCTCCGGGCGCATTGTCTCCAGTCCGTGTGTGGTGGAGGGTTCGGTGATCATCGGATCCTACGATCAGTCGGTATACTGCTTCGACCTGGCCGATGGGACGCGCCGCTGGAGAACCCGCACGCAAGGTCGAGTTCGCGCCACCCCTGAAGTATGCGGGAGCGGTCGAGTCGCGGTGGGATCCGCGGACGGAACGGTGTATTGCCTCCGCGAAACAGATGGGGCTGTCGTCTGGAAGAGGCCCACACCGGCGTCCGTTCTGGCCAGCCTCGCCTGGAATCCCGACAACAACGCGCTGGTGGTCTGCTCCAACGATGGAACCGTGGCGTGCCTCAACGCTGCCGACGGGAGTCCTCTCTGGGATCGTCGCCTCGAACCGGACCTCAACGCGCAACCTGTCTTCGCGGGAAGAACCGTTCTGGTCGGGACCGGCGAAGGACGCCTGCATGCTCTCGCGCTGGAGAACGGAGAATCCCTCTGGACCGCGGAGGGCCGCCGCGGATTCGATGCCCGCCCGCTTGTTGTCGGAGCGCACATCGTGGCGCCCACTTATGACGGAGCGGTGCATGTGTTGAATCTCGCGGATGGAAGTGCCGCCGCCGTCCATGAACTCCCCGGGGAGGTGTACAGCTCCCCGGCTGTCGACGGAGACAGGATCTTCGTCGGCACTCTCTCCGGCTCATTCCACGCGCTGGCGCTCCCTTGA
- a CDS encoding phosphatidate cytidylyltransferase, whose translation MIQHGKELEEELTEAARRVAGEAPRKAIHLASIVIPLGILHAPLGVTRRVLVLVGVGFLIFDLMRIHHPKLRTYFGVFFGSIIRLHETRGVMGSTYLLISALLVTWLFDVHTAAAALIYLIVGDTFAAMIGKAWGRTKLFGKSLEGFAGGFLVSFAAVAFLVPEIPLEVLLAGALAASVVEILPLPVDDNFRIPLVAGVVIQSLM comes from the coding sequence GTGATCCAACACGGGAAGGAACTGGAGGAAGAACTCACCGAGGCCGCGCGGCGCGTGGCGGGGGAAGCACCGCGAAAGGCCATCCACCTGGCTTCCATTGTCATCCCTCTCGGCATACTCCATGCCCCGTTGGGCGTCACGCGGCGCGTCCTTGTGCTCGTGGGGGTGGGGTTTCTGATCTTCGATCTCATGAGGATTCACCACCCGAAGCTGCGGACCTATTTCGGCGTGTTCTTCGGGAGCATCATTCGCCTTCATGAGACCCGTGGTGTGATGGGTTCGACTTACCTCTTGATCAGCGCACTGTTGGTCACTTGGCTCTTTGATGTTCACACGGCCGCCGCGGCATTGATCTATCTCATCGTGGGAGACACCTTTGCGGCCATGATCGGGAAGGCGTGGGGGCGGACCAAGCTCTTTGGAAAGTCACTGGAGGGATTTGCCGGAGGCTTCCTGGTGTCCTTCGCCGCAGTGGCGTTTCTGGTGCCGGAGATTCCGCTCGAGGTGCTGCTGGCGGGGGCATTGGCGGCGTCGGTGGTGGAGATACTGCCCCTGCCGGTGGATGACAACTTCCGAATCCCCCTGGTCGCCGGGGTAGTGATACAGTCTCTGATGTAG
- a CDS encoding FlgD immunoglobulin-like domain containing protein: protein MRFRTVASVLLLSLLPASGEGIARAESPSPTTLVPPPRAHTFGIRRVTSRELALLLPGRRLKAPAGIGVALLHELDDPATSRDDDEVTLVAVDQDSGMLCTNFSLMRAGCWTGSDWSEGRLLRPEDVAIDRDGNVAIADTGNGRVVLLKHEAGELLPIAAFGGYLEPTGIAACGRGDFLVCDRSRGVVSRLHGQSGVRVPFGMEVSFDRPIDVATIPDDGRLLRGRKRVVAVVDRDGERLRIFGVSGELHATFAARQLDLPGARFRSIDLDYLGNIYATDPQGHRIHKFRHDLLPLHSFGSRGTEPGEFLSPWGIAIHRPLGQVFLTEEGGGRYEWVGTDILDFQASTADGSTAFSFLLTEDSTVTFRVLNVSGKEVAVLISDTRHAAGPQFGTWDGTDSSGARVPVGVYIAEIRARATYASRSTFEKRTIETFVR from the coding sequence ATGCGATTTCGGACGGTCGCTAGCGTCCTCCTTCTGTCGCTGCTTCCGGCTTCGGGGGAGGGCATCGCCCGTGCGGAATCCCCGTCGCCCACGACGCTCGTTCCTCCTCCGCGGGCGCACACCTTCGGCATTCGCCGGGTCACCTCTCGCGAGCTGGCGCTCCTCCTTCCCGGGAGGCGATTGAAAGCCCCGGCGGGGATCGGCGTGGCGCTGCTTCATGAACTCGATGATCCCGCGACATCGCGTGATGATGACGAAGTCACACTGGTCGCCGTCGATCAGGACAGTGGGATGCTCTGCACCAACTTCAGCCTGATGCGTGCCGGTTGCTGGACCGGATCGGACTGGAGCGAGGGGCGTCTTCTCCGCCCGGAAGATGTCGCGATCGACCGCGACGGGAATGTGGCCATCGCCGATACCGGGAACGGCCGCGTTGTGCTCCTGAAGCACGAGGCGGGGGAACTTCTTCCGATCGCGGCCTTTGGCGGCTATCTCGAACCCACCGGGATTGCGGCCTGTGGAAGAGGGGACTTTCTCGTATGCGACCGCAGTCGCGGCGTGGTGTCACGATTGCACGGGCAATCGGGCGTGCGGGTGCCATTCGGCATGGAGGTTTCGTTCGACCGACCGATCGATGTGGCGACCATCCCCGACGACGGTCGCCTCCTCCGGGGCAGGAAGCGCGTCGTGGCAGTGGTGGACCGGGATGGCGAACGGTTGCGCATCTTCGGGGTGTCCGGCGAACTCCATGCCACCTTCGCCGCGAGACAACTGGACCTTCCCGGCGCCAGGTTTCGCTCGATCGATCTGGACTATCTCGGGAACATCTACGCCACGGACCCACAAGGCCACCGCATCCACAAGTTCCGCCACGATCTTCTTCCGCTCCACAGCTTTGGCAGCCGCGGAACGGAACCCGGCGAGTTCCTGTCCCCGTGGGGAATCGCGATCCACCGACCGCTGGGGCAGGTGTTTTTGACCGAAGAGGGGGGAGGGCGCTATGAATGGGTGGGGACGGACATTCTGGACTTTCAGGCGTCCACCGCGGACGGCTCGACAGCCTTTTCGTTCCTGCTCACGGAGGATTCGACCGTCACCTTCCGGGTGCTGAATGTGTCGGGCAAGGAGGTGGCCGTTCTCATCTCCGACACGCGACACGCTGCCGGACCGCAGTTCGGAACCTGGGACGGGACCGACTCTTCAGGGGCGCGGGTGCCCGTGGGCGTGTACATTGCGGAGATCAGGGCCCGGGCCACCTATGCGTCCCGTTCGACTTTCGAAAAGCGCACGATCGAGACCTTCGTTCGATGA